A single Seriola aureovittata isolate HTS-2021-v1 ecotype China chromosome 19, ASM2101889v1, whole genome shotgun sequence DNA region contains:
- the LOC130160801 gene encoding protein eva-1 homolog A isoform X3 yields the protein MNPIINTTSDSMALISNALAAYTYVSDHPERAALFFVCGVCLGLFLTLFALVVQISCRTDCQPRQRPPAKKRARPADSSSDSSDSDSDWDTTSDLSARRHRRFERTLNMNVFTSAEELERAQRLEERERIIREIWMNGQPDIPGTRSLNRYY from the exons ATGAATCCCATCATCAACACCACTAGCGACAGCATGGCCCTCATCAGCAACGCACTGGCAGCCTACACCTATGTATCCG ACCACCCAGAGAGGGCAGCGCTCTTCTTCGTCTGCGGTGTGTGTTTGGGCCTCTTCCTCACACTCTTTGCCCTGGTGGTCCAGATCTCCTGTCGCACCGACTGCCAGCCCCGCCAGCGGCCTCCTGCCAAGAAACGAGCACGTCCCGCAGACTCGTCCTCTGACTCCAGCGACTCGGACTCGGACTGGGACACCACATCGGACCTGTCGGCGCGGAGACACCGGCGATTCGAGCGCACGCTTAACATGAATGTGTTCACGTCAGCAGAAGAGCTAGAACGAGCGCAGAGGCTCGAGGAGAGGGAGCGAATCATCCGAGAGATCTGGATGAACGGGCAACCGGACATCCCCGGGACACGGAGCCTCAACCGGTATTACTGA
- the efhc1 gene encoding EF-hand domain-containing protein 1 isoform X1 — translation MSWHWNSHGLPFLPGYTFRDVTKSAFHRPQTLGYNNGYALPRRPIAGIGQDPLLSEQLIQQEMSELAFETPDITYSSSDESLSEDFIPAHVALDKKVLRFYAYFEEDILYSPEEVYRVRPVVIYYYLEDDSMYIYEPLVENSGIPQGKRIKRQRLPKNEHGEHYQWKDLNLGMDLEMFGVKYRITQCDAFTKEFMEREGIVLNDPEPMPADPYSKRRKIPQPYYKTPSEFDRMHQFLTMDRKVLRFFALWDDTDSVCGATKPVTIHYYLVDDTVEIREIHEPNSGRDPFPVLMRRQRLPKIFKPQPFPSCVLEVSKHEVDEYYSPKDFQLGHTMKLMGRRFLLYDCDRFTKEYFQKNHPDMEIKPTDVPKKVDMLQNRKKEFPPYNGFGSLEDSLQNCLSLIPEPPKKNVLKMLENDHKVLRYSARLDSQNPKDEGRHFILSYFLSNDMVSIFEKSTRNSGIIGGKFLEKTRIPKPGSTVQNPEFYSPADFAIGANIEVFSHRFVLTNADHYVLTYLEANSSQIPSQTLDSLRQKLSVGTANNQPGEQYGDEVPEPSS, via the exons ATGTCTTGGCACTGGAATAGCCATGGATTACCATTTTTACCAGGATACACTTTTCGGGATGTGACG AAGTCAGCCTTCCATCGGCCCCAGACACTGGGCTACAATAACGGCTATGCTCTGCCCCGTCGCCCCATTGCTGGCATTGGACAGGATCCTCTTTTGTCAGAGCAGCTGATCCAGCAGGAGATGAGTGAGTTGGCCTTTGAGACACCAGACATTACTTATAGCTCCTCTGATGAGAGCCTGTCTGAAGACTTCATCCCGGCACATGTGGCCCTTGACAAGAAG GTGCTGCGCTTCTATGCATACTTTGAGGAGGACATCCTGTATTCCCCTGAGGAGGTGTACCGCGTGCGCCCCGTGGTCATTTACTACTACCTAGAGGATGACAGCATGTACATCTACGAGCCTCTGGTGGAGAATTCTGGGATACCGCAGGGAAAACGTATCAAACGGCAGCGTCTGCCCAAGAATGAACATGGAGAGCATTACCAGTGGAAAGACCTCAACCTTGGCATGGACCTGGAGATGTTTGGAGTCAAGTACCGTATCACGCAGTGTGATGCTTTTACAAAG GAATTCATGGAACGCGAGGGCATAGTTTTGAACGACCCTGAGCCGATGCCAGCGGATCCTTACAGCAAACGTCGCAAAATCCCTCAACCTTACTACAAAACACCCTCTGAATTTGACCGCATGCACCAGTTTCTCACTATGGACCGCAAG GTACTGCGTTTCTTCGCCCTATGGGAtgacactgactctgtgtgtgggGCAACTAAGCCAGTTACCATTCACTATTACTTGGTGGACGACACAGTGGAGATCAGAGAGATCCACGAACCCAACAGCGGTCGGGATCCCTTCCCTGTCCTGATGCGCAGGCAGAGACTGCCCAAGATATTCAAACCAC AGCCCTTCCCCAGCTGTGTGCTGGAGGTCTCAAAACATGAAGTGGATGAGTACTACTCACCCAAAGACTTCCAGCTGGGTCACACGATGAAGCTAATGGGCCGTCGTTTTTTGCTGTATGACTGTGATCGCTTCACTAAGGAGTATTTCCAGAAGAACCACCCTGACATGGAGATAAAACCCACTGACGTACCAAAGAAGGTTGACATGCTTCAGAACAGGAAGAAG GAGTTTCCACCCTACAATGGCTTTGGTTCACTTGAAGATTCTCTCCAGAATTGTTTGTCACTGATTCCTGAGCCTCCCAAAAAGAATGTGCTGAAGATGCTGGAGAATGACCACAAAGTGTTGCGCTACAGTGCCAGGCTG GACTCCCAGAATCCCAAAGACGAAGGCCGGCATTTCATTCTGTCCTACTTCCTGTCCAATGACATGGTCAGTATTTTTGAAAAGTCCACTCGCAATTCTGGTATCATTGGTGGCAAGTTCCTGGAGAAGACGCGTATCCCCAAGCCGGGTTCCACAGTGCAAAATCCTGAGTTCTACTCACCTGCAGACTTTGCTATTGGAGCCAACATTGAGG TTTTCAGCCACCGCTTTGTGTTGACCAATGCTGACCACTATGTGCTTACATACCTGGAGGCCAACTCCAGCCAGATCCCTTCTCAGACACTGGATTCTTTGCGTCAGAAGCTGAGTGTGGGGACAGCAAATAACCAGCCGGGTGAACAATATG gtGATGAAGTACCAGAGCCATCTTCATGA
- the efhc1 gene encoding EF-hand domain-containing protein 1 isoform X2, protein MSWHWNSHGLPFLPGYTFRDVTKSAFHRPQTLGYNNGYALPRRPIAGIGQDPLLSEQLIQQEMSELAFETPDITYSSSDESLSEDFIPAHVALDKKVLRFYAYFEEDILYSPEEVYRVRPVVIYYYLEDDSMYIYEPLVENSGIPQGKRIKRQRLPKNEHGEHYQWKDLNLGMDLEMFGVKYRITQCDAFTKEFMEREGIVLNDPEPMPADPYSKRRKIPQPYYKTPSEFDRMHQFLTMDRKVLRFFALWDDTDSVCGATKPVTIHYYLVDDTVEIREIHEPNSGRDPFPVLMRRQRLPKIFKPQPFPSCVLEVSKHEVDEYYSPKDFQLGHTMKLMGRRFLLYDCDRFTKEYFQKNHPDMEIKPTDVPKKVDMLQNRKKEFPPYNGFGSLEDSLQNCLSLIPEPPKKNVLKMLENDHKVLRYSARLLSFGTDIPGLPESQRRRPAFHSVLLPVQ, encoded by the exons ATGTCTTGGCACTGGAATAGCCATGGATTACCATTTTTACCAGGATACACTTTTCGGGATGTGACG AAGTCAGCCTTCCATCGGCCCCAGACACTGGGCTACAATAACGGCTATGCTCTGCCCCGTCGCCCCATTGCTGGCATTGGACAGGATCCTCTTTTGTCAGAGCAGCTGATCCAGCAGGAGATGAGTGAGTTGGCCTTTGAGACACCAGACATTACTTATAGCTCCTCTGATGAGAGCCTGTCTGAAGACTTCATCCCGGCACATGTGGCCCTTGACAAGAAG GTGCTGCGCTTCTATGCATACTTTGAGGAGGACATCCTGTATTCCCCTGAGGAGGTGTACCGCGTGCGCCCCGTGGTCATTTACTACTACCTAGAGGATGACAGCATGTACATCTACGAGCCTCTGGTGGAGAATTCTGGGATACCGCAGGGAAAACGTATCAAACGGCAGCGTCTGCCCAAGAATGAACATGGAGAGCATTACCAGTGGAAAGACCTCAACCTTGGCATGGACCTGGAGATGTTTGGAGTCAAGTACCGTATCACGCAGTGTGATGCTTTTACAAAG GAATTCATGGAACGCGAGGGCATAGTTTTGAACGACCCTGAGCCGATGCCAGCGGATCCTTACAGCAAACGTCGCAAAATCCCTCAACCTTACTACAAAACACCCTCTGAATTTGACCGCATGCACCAGTTTCTCACTATGGACCGCAAG GTACTGCGTTTCTTCGCCCTATGGGAtgacactgactctgtgtgtgggGCAACTAAGCCAGTTACCATTCACTATTACTTGGTGGACGACACAGTGGAGATCAGAGAGATCCACGAACCCAACAGCGGTCGGGATCCCTTCCCTGTCCTGATGCGCAGGCAGAGACTGCCCAAGATATTCAAACCAC AGCCCTTCCCCAGCTGTGTGCTGGAGGTCTCAAAACATGAAGTGGATGAGTACTACTCACCCAAAGACTTCCAGCTGGGTCACACGATGAAGCTAATGGGCCGTCGTTTTTTGCTGTATGACTGTGATCGCTTCACTAAGGAGTATTTCCAGAAGAACCACCCTGACATGGAGATAAAACCCACTGACGTACCAAAGAAGGTTGACATGCTTCAGAACAGGAAGAAG GAGTTTCCACCCTACAATGGCTTTGGTTCACTTGAAGATTCTCTCCAGAATTGTTTGTCACTGATTCCTGAGCCTCCCAAAAAGAATGTGCTGAAGATGCTGGAGAATGACCACAAAGTGTTGCGCTACAGTGCCAGGCTG CTGTCCTTTGGTACTGACATTCCAGGACTCCCAGAATCCCAAAGACGAAGGCCGGCATTTCATTCTGTCCTACTTCCTGTCCAATGA